The Oxalobacteraceae bacterium OTU3CINTB1 genome includes a window with the following:
- a CDS encoding TonB-dependent receptor — translation MKRKLLPLAIASAMPFMSASAQSDDTAITIGQVHISGQRLAGPLLSNRVLTSVDILGADKVEDKNVGNSWELVGQLPGVQLTETRMGAESGKATFRAFNGEGYINGIKVLIDGVPSNVNSGNQRFIDMIFPLEVDYIEVVRGTNDPRYGLHNIGGNINFATRQGGNYVDSRFTYGSFDTREAQVAIGRESDGFAQNYMLARQDSGGYRDHSDSDKYSLGAKWFLTSPGKEVKAGLIVRAYKHDAEEPGFLTAKQMAEDRRQSPAKNANDTTEREMRHASAHLDWQMTPDAFLSSKLYYNSYADDRRVTFTSNPAGTAPRQRRLWDEDQYGFLSTLTWRADDKLVIDGGVNAEHQDNRYRRQRYSFAVPTNFGTPAQIQNNDIYTLDNFGAYVQAIIKPFESLKIVPGFRTDKFSGSSKVRTVGVKSDLQDYGWIEQPKLSMVYNPAANVSLYGNWGRTFQVLTGSGAPAYLVANQATFAPSINTGKEVGIKFKPLQGSEMRLAVWRQDATGEVANMPATGTTVGLGETRRQGVDIQLSTRATDKLDFWLSHSLQKAEVTSAFTADGVSLAGKEVFSTPRHISNAGAEYRPSDKWRVGLQGRAQGDYFIDSPNTRGKFGGFVLFDASVRYAVSKRVSIDVQVKNLADRQYAYAWYDNFFWPAADAQPMFSPGPGRAAYISLNLKM, via the coding sequence ATGAAACGAAAACTCCTGCCGCTGGCCATCGCCTCGGCCATGCCCTTTATGAGCGCCAGCGCCCAGTCCGACGACACCGCCATCACGATCGGCCAAGTCCACATCAGCGGGCAGCGGCTCGCCGGGCCGCTGCTGAGCAATCGGGTGCTGACGTCGGTCGACATCCTCGGCGCCGACAAGGTCGAGGACAAGAACGTGGGCAACAGCTGGGAGCTGGTCGGCCAGCTGCCGGGCGTCCAGCTCACCGAAACCCGCATGGGCGCCGAGTCCGGCAAGGCCACGTTCCGGGCCTTCAACGGCGAGGGCTACATCAACGGCATCAAGGTGTTGATCGACGGCGTGCCGAGCAACGTCAACAGCGGCAACCAGCGCTTCATCGACATGATCTTCCCGCTCGAGGTCGACTATATCGAAGTGGTGCGCGGCACCAACGACCCGCGTTACGGCCTGCACAATATTGGCGGCAACATCAACTTCGCCACCCGCCAGGGCGGCAATTACGTCGATAGCCGGTTCACCTACGGCAGCTTCGACACCCGCGAGGCGCAGGTGGCGATCGGCCGCGAGAGCGACGGCTTCGCCCAAAACTATATGCTGGCCAGGCAGGATTCGGGCGGCTACCGCGATCATAGCGATAGCGACAAGTACTCGCTCGGCGCCAAGTGGTTCCTGACGTCGCCCGGCAAGGAGGTCAAGGCCGGACTGATCGTGCGTGCCTACAAGCACGACGCCGAAGAGCCGGGGTTCCTGACCGCTAAACAAATGGCCGAGGACCGCCGCCAGTCCCCTGCCAAGAACGCCAACGACACCACCGAGCGCGAGATGCGCCATGCCAGCGCACACCTCGACTGGCAGATGACGCCGGATGCTTTCCTGAGCAGCAAGCTTTACTACAACAGCTATGCGGACGATCGCCGCGTGACCTTCACCAGCAATCCCGCCGGCACCGCGCCCCGGCAGCGCCGCCTGTGGGACGAGGACCAGTACGGTTTCCTGAGCACGCTGACCTGGCGCGCCGACGACAAGCTCGTCATCGACGGCGGCGTCAACGCGGAACACCAGGACAACCGCTACCGCCGCCAGCGCTACAGCTTCGCCGTGCCCACCAACTTCGGCACGCCGGCCCAGATCCAGAACAACGACATCTATACGCTCGATAACTTTGGCGCCTACGTCCAGGCGATTATCAAGCCGTTCGAGTCGCTCAAGATCGTGCCCGGCTTCCGCACCGACAAATTCTCCGGCAGCTCGAAAGTCAGGACGGTGGGCGTCAAGTCCGACCTGCAGGACTATGGCTGGATCGAACAACCGAAGTTGAGCATGGTGTACAACCCGGCCGCCAATGTCAGCCTGTACGGCAATTGGGGACGCACGTTCCAGGTCCTGACCGGCTCGGGCGCCCCGGCCTATCTGGTCGCCAACCAGGCCACCTTCGCGCCGTCGATCAACACCGGCAAGGAAGTCGGCATCAAGTTCAAGCCGCTGCAAGGGTCGGAAATGCGCCTGGCCGTCTGGCGCCAGGACGCCACCGGCGAAGTCGCCAACATGCCGGCCACCGGCACCACGGTCGGCCTGGGAGAAACCCGCAGGCAGGGCGTCGACATCCAGCTATCCACGCGCGCGACCGACAAGCTCGATTTCTGGCTTTCGCACTCGCTGCAAAAGGCCGAAGTGACCAGCGCGTTCACGGCCGATGGCGTATCGCTGGCCGGCAAGGAAGTGTTTTCCACGCCGCGCCATATCAGCAACGCCGGCGCCGAGTATCGCCCCTCGGACAAATGGCGTGTGGGTCTGCAGGGCAGGGCGCAGGGCGACTACTTCATCGACAGCCCGAACACGCGCGGCAAGTTCGGCGGCTTCGTCCTGTTCGACGCCAGTGTGCGCTACGCGGTGTCCAAGCGCGTGAGCATCGATGTCCAGGTCAAAAACCTGGCCGATCGCCAGTATGCGTATGCGTGGTACGACAATTTCTTTTGGCCGGCCGCCGACGCGCAACCGATGTTTTCTCCGGGACCCGGGCGCGCCGCGTATATTTCGCTCAACCTGAAGATGTAA
- a CDS encoding DUF1289 domain-containing protein — MALKSPCTGVCEFDGRTGYCSECLRTLEEARDWKKMTDHKRHQIVNDKARRVKKLAKVAGAAKDE; from the coding sequence ATGGCACTTAAGTCTCCCTGCACCGGCGTGTGCGAATTCGACGGTCGAACCGGGTACTGCTCGGAGTGCCTGCGCACGCTCGAGGAGGCGCGCGACTGGAAGAAAATGACGGATCACAAGCGTCACCAGATCGTCAACGACAAGGCGCGGCGCGTGAAAAAACTGGCGAAGGTGGCCGGCGCGGCCAAGGACGAGTGA
- a CDS encoding type II toxin-antitoxin system HicA family toxin yields the protein MRRKHQRTLELVFARPTSANVRWADVEALFVELGASVEEREGSRVLVRLFDERRVFHRPHPEPVTDKGALVSIRKWFEENGVKP from the coding sequence ATGAGACGCAAGCACCAACGCACTTTGGAGTTGGTTTTCGCACGGCCAACATCGGCGAATGTCCGTTGGGCCGATGTCGAAGCTTTGTTCGTCGAATTGGGTGCCAGTGTTGAAGAGCGCGAAGGTTCGCGCGTTCTGGTGCGCTTATTCGACGAGCGGCGCGTTTTTCACCGGCCACATCCAGAACCCGTGACGGACAAGGGAGCACTTGTATCCATCCGAAAATGGTTCGAAGAGAACGGAGTTAAGCCATGA
- a CDS encoding type II toxin-antitoxin system HicB family antitoxin translates to MSMQNTMTIGGYQAVIAFDPEIQMFRGEFLGLNGGADFYAKDVEGLQREGMISLNVFLEACAADGVEPRKQFSGKFSLRVDPSLHEAAALAAAAHGKSLNQWVEDVLRRAALA, encoded by the coding sequence ATGAGTATGCAGAATACGATGACCATCGGCGGCTACCAAGCTGTGATTGCTTTCGATCCTGAAATTCAAATGTTCCGCGGCGAATTTCTTGGGCTCAACGGAGGAGCGGACTTTTACGCTAAGGATGTCGAGGGACTGCAAAGGGAGGGTATGATTTCCCTAAATGTTTTTCTCGAGGCTTGCGCTGCGGACGGCGTCGAACCGCGCAAACAATTTTCCGGCAAGTTCTCCCTGCGCGTCGATCCTTCGCTGCACGAGGCCGCGGCGCTCGCAGCCGCCGCCCACGGCAAGAGCCTGAATCAATGGGTCGAGGACGTGCTGCGTCGGGCCGCGTTGGCCTGA
- a CDS encoding LysR family transcriptional regulator, with protein sequence MDATWLEDFIAVVREGGFSRAAERRAISQPAFSRRIGCLEEWVGTPLFERAGRAVRLTAAGERFTPFAEEILRQLDTGRRDALGAAQACVETLRFASTQALSMTFFPPWLRALEDREPLASPIQLTADTMQGCERLMIDGAAQFLLCHAHPAAPGKLSPDRFRSVVLGGDALVPVAAPSLAGAGALRDGPHLAYTPSSGMGRILRAAWDEGRRAPLGEPVFSSHLATVLVMMAREGRGVSWSPLSLVADDLASGRLVRLGGAADEVRIEIHLFRPRARQVRAAERFWEQVVAHGCWAPPAP encoded by the coding sequence ATGGATGCCACCTGGCTGGAAGATTTTATCGCCGTCGTGCGCGAAGGCGGATTTTCCCGCGCCGCCGAGCGGCGCGCCATCAGCCAGCCGGCCTTCAGCCGGCGCATCGGCTGCCTGGAGGAGTGGGTCGGCACGCCGCTGTTCGAGCGCGCCGGCCGCGCGGTGCGGCTGACCGCCGCCGGCGAGCGCTTTACACCCTTCGCCGAGGAAATCCTGCGCCAGCTGGACACCGGCCGGCGCGACGCGCTCGGCGCCGCCCAGGCGTGCGTCGAGACGCTGCGCTTCGCCTCGACGCAGGCGTTGTCGATGACCTTCTTTCCGCCATGGTTGCGCGCGCTCGAGGACAGGGAGCCGCTGGCGTCGCCGATCCAGCTGACCGCCGACACCATGCAGGGCTGCGAGCGCCTGATGATCGACGGCGCGGCGCAATTCCTGCTGTGCCACGCGCATCCGGCGGCGCCGGGCAAGCTGTCGCCGGATCGCTTCCGCTCGGTGGTGCTGGGCGGGGACGCGCTGGTGCCGGTGGCCGCGCCGTCGCTGGCCGGCGCCGGCGCGTTGCGCGACGGGCCGCACCTGGCGTACACGCCGTCGTCGGGCATGGGCCGCATCCTGCGCGCGGCGTGGGACGAGGGGCGCCGCGCGCCGCTGGGCGAGCCGGTGTTTTCGTCGCACCTGGCGACCGTGCTGGTGATGATGGCGCGCGAGGGACGCGGCGTGTCGTGGTCGCCGCTGAGCCTGGTGGCCGACGACCTCGCGAGCGGCCGGCTGGTCAGGCTGGGCGGTGCCGCCGACGAGGTGCGCATCGAAATCCACTTGTTCCGGCCGCGCGCGCGGCAGGTGCGCGCCGCCGAGCGCTTCTGGGAGCAGGTCGTCGCGCACGGTTGCTGGGCGCCGCCGGCGCCGTGA
- a CDS encoding alpha/beta hydrolase — MVSLTSAPFTPRGPSPFLDGHALYDFAAPSGVTIRFAIAGAGPALLLVHGHPQTHVTWRKVAPALARRHTVVAPDLRGYGDSGKPDGGERHVNYSKRAMAADLVALMTALGLERFALAGHDRGGRVGHRLALDFPQAVTRLALFDIAPTATMYARTDKAFATRYFWWFFLIQPYPLPERLIDADPEFFLRTHIDGQNKTAGATEPAAFAEYLRCYRDPRTRHAICEDYRAAADIDLEHDAADADARLAVPVLALWGGKGTVGALYDVLATWREKALDVRGRALDCGHTLQEERPLEVLEELERFLADPD, encoded by the coding sequence ATGGTTTCTTTGACGTCGGCGCCCTTCACGCCACGCGGCCCGTCGCCGTTCCTCGACGGCCACGCGCTCTACGACTTCGCCGCCCCGTCGGGCGTGACGATCCGCTTCGCCATCGCCGGTGCCGGCCCGGCGCTGCTGCTGGTGCACGGCCATCCGCAAACCCATGTCACGTGGCGCAAGGTGGCGCCGGCGCTGGCGCGGCGCCACACGGTGGTCGCGCCGGACCTGCGCGGCTACGGCGACAGCGGCAAGCCCGATGGCGGCGAGCGCCATGTCAACTATTCCAAGCGGGCCATGGCGGCCGACCTGGTCGCGCTGATGACGGCGCTCGGCCTGGAACGGTTCGCGCTCGCCGGCCACGACCGGGGCGGCAGGGTCGGCCACCGGCTGGCGCTGGACTTCCCACAGGCCGTCACCCGCTTGGCGCTGTTCGACATCGCTCCCACCGCCACCATGTACGCGCGCACCGACAAGGCCTTCGCCACCCGCTATTTCTGGTGGTTCTTCCTGATCCAGCCGTATCCGCTGCCGGAACGGCTGATCGACGCCGATCCGGAGTTCTTCCTGCGCACGCACATCGACGGCCAGAACAAGACGGCCGGCGCCACCGAGCCGGCGGCTTTCGCCGAATACCTGCGCTGCTACCGCGATCCGCGCACCCGCCACGCGATCTGCGAGGACTACCGGGCGGCGGCCGACATTGACCTGGAGCATGACGCCGCCGACGCCGACGCAAGGCTGGCCGTGCCGGTGCTGGCCCTGTGGGGGGGCAAAGGCACCGTCGGCGCCCTGTACGACGTGCTGGCGACGTGGCGCGAGAAAGCGCTCGACGTGCGCGGGCGCGCGCTCGACTGCGGCCACACGCTGCAGGAGGAGCGGCCGCTGGAAGTGCTGGAGGAGCTGGAGCGGTTCCTGGCGGACCCGGACTAA
- a CDS encoding aconitase family protein, translated as MVRTLYDKLVDSHTVRPLDADGSQVLLYVDRTVLNEYTSPQAFTGLRQAGRAVFRPEAALGTVDHVNPTAARRTALMPDAGAARQAAYFAENCRDFGIELFDVLHPLQGIEHVVMPEIGAVLPGMVIAAGDSHTTTYGALGVLGFGIGTSDIEHYLATQTLAYKRLKTMRVTVDGRLGPGVRSKDVIMALVERIGASGATGYAIEFEGTAIRALSVEARMTICNMAVECGARGALIAPDEKVVEYLRGRPRAPQGALWDAAQDSWKGLHSDPGAKFDAEVVLPAADIAPMVTWGTSPDQAVRIDERVPDPAEAADPARRRDMQRALDYMGLQAGQAMASITIHRSAAARDASTQSGA; from the coding sequence ATGGTAAGAACGCTCTACGACAAGCTGGTCGACAGCCACACGGTGCGACCGCTCGACGCCGACGGCAGCCAGGTGCTGCTGTACGTCGACAGGACCGTGCTCAACGAATACACCTCGCCGCAGGCGTTCACCGGACTGCGGCAGGCCGGCCGCGCGGTCTTCCGCCCAGAGGCGGCGCTGGGAACGGTCGACCACGTCAACCCGACGGCGGCGCGGCGCACCGCCTTGATGCCCGACGCCGGCGCGGCGCGCCAGGCCGCGTATTTCGCGGAAAACTGCCGCGACTTCGGCATCGAGCTGTTCGACGTGCTGCATCCGCTGCAGGGCATCGAACATGTCGTCATGCCGGAGATCGGCGCGGTGCTGCCGGGCATGGTGATCGCCGCCGGCGACAGCCACACCACCACCTACGGCGCCCTCGGTGTGCTCGGCTTCGGCATCGGCACCTCCGACATCGAGCATTATCTGGCCACCCAAACGCTGGCCTACAAACGCCTCAAGACCATGCGCGTGACGGTGGACGGCCGCCTGGGGCCGGGCGTGCGCTCCAAGGACGTGATCATGGCGCTGGTCGAGCGCATCGGCGCCTCGGGCGCCACCGGCTACGCCATCGAGTTCGAGGGCACGGCGATCCGTGCGCTCAGCGTCGAGGCGCGCATGACCATCTGTAACATGGCCGTCGAGTGCGGCGCGCGCGGCGCGCTGATCGCGCCCGACGAGAAGGTCGTCGAATATCTGCGCGGGCGCCCGCGCGCGCCGCAAGGCGCACTGTGGGACGCCGCCCAGGACTCCTGGAAAGGCCTGCACAGCGACCCCGGGGCCAAATTCGACGCCGAGGTCGTCCTGCCGGCCGCCGACATCGCGCCGATGGTCACCTGGGGCACCAGCCCGGACCAGGCGGTGCGCATCGACGAACGCGTGCCCGACCCCGCCGAGGCTGCGGACCCGGCACGCCGGCGCGACATGCAGCGCGCGCTCGACTACATGGGGCTGCAGGCGGGCCAGGCGATGGCGTCGATCACGATCCATCGCTCGGCTGCGGCTCGAGACGCGAGCACGCAGTCTGGGGCTTGA
- a CDS encoding type 1 glutamine amidotransferase domain-containing protein, protein MKKVLMVLTSHDTLGNTGRKTGFWLEELAAPYYTFKDAGVEVVLASPLGGQPPLDPKSNEPSFQTEQTRRFEADAAATAQLAATVRLDSVNQADFDTVFYPGGHGPLWDLAEDRNSIALIESFLAANKPVALVCHAPGVLRHVQTPAGRPLVEGKKVTGFTNTEEDGVGLTNVVPFLVEDELVAKGGVYSKGPDWGSYVVRDGLLITGQNPASSAEAAALLLTQIA, encoded by the coding sequence ATGAAAAAAGTACTGATGGTTTTGACGTCGCACGACACCCTGGGCAACACCGGCCGTAAAACCGGCTTCTGGCTCGAGGAACTGGCCGCGCCGTATTACACCTTCAAGGACGCTGGCGTTGAAGTCGTGCTGGCATCGCCACTGGGCGGCCAGCCGCCGCTGGACCCGAAGAGCAACGAGCCATCGTTCCAGACCGAGCAGACGCGCCGCTTCGAAGCCGACGCCGCCGCGACCGCCCAACTGGCGGCCACCGTGCGCCTCGACAGCGTCAACCAGGCCGACTTCGATACCGTCTTCTATCCGGGCGGCCACGGCCCGCTGTGGGATCTGGCGGAAGACCGCAACTCGATCGCCTTGATCGAATCGTTCCTGGCCGCCAACAAGCCCGTCGCGCTGGTCTGCCATGCGCCCGGCGTACTGCGTCATGTTCAAACGCCGGCTGGCCGTCCGCTGGTCGAGGGCAAAAAGGTCACCGGCTTCACCAACACCGAGGAAGACGGCGTCGGACTGACCAATGTGGTGCCGTTCCTGGTCGAGGATGAACTGGTCGCCAAGGGCGGCGTCTACTCCAAAGGCCCGGACTGGGGTTCGTACGTGGTCCGCGACGGCCTGCTGATCACCGGCCAGAACCCGGCCTCGTCGGCGGAAGCGGCAGCCCTGTTGCTCACGCAAATCGCTTAA
- a CDS encoding alpha/beta hydrolase, giving the protein MKTVTRIAAALAIAFAAGTGTAAMAAPVKPPVKNIVLVHGFFADGSGWQGVADILTRDGYNVAVVQQPETSLADDVKATARAVDAMNGDSILVGHSYGGVVITEAGNNPKVAGLVYVAGFAPDAGESLLDLVKKTPPASEAIKASADGHLYFEPSLFHADFAADLPAATARFMAMSQVMPAVQTAGTAVTQAAWKTKPSWAIVSTADRTVNPDLERTMAKRAGSTTVEINGSHAAFIARPADVAKVIEQAAAKVGH; this is encoded by the coding sequence ATGAAAACCGTTACCCGCATCGCCGCTGCACTCGCCATCGCTTTCGCCGCCGGCACCGGCACCGCCGCCATGGCCGCGCCGGTCAAGCCGCCGGTCAAGAACATCGTTTTAGTCCATGGCTTCTTCGCCGATGGTTCCGGCTGGCAGGGCGTGGCCGACATCCTCACCAGGGACGGCTACAACGTCGCCGTCGTGCAACAGCCGGAAACGTCGCTGGCCGACGACGTCAAGGCGACGGCGCGCGCGGTCGACGCCATGAACGGCGATAGCATCCTGGTCGGCCACAGCTACGGCGGTGTGGTCATCACCGAGGCGGGCAACAATCCAAAGGTCGCGGGCCTGGTGTATGTGGCCGGTTTCGCGCCGGACGCCGGCGAAAGCCTGCTCGATCTGGTCAAGAAAACGCCGCCGGCCAGCGAGGCGATCAAGGCCAGCGCCGACGGTCATCTGTATTTCGAGCCATCGCTGTTCCACGCGGACTTCGCCGCCGATCTGCCGGCCGCCACCGCGCGCTTCATGGCCATGTCGCAGGTGATGCCGGCTGTGCAAACGGCCGGGACGGCGGTCACGCAGGCCGCCTGGAAAACCAAGCCGAGCTGGGCGATCGTGTCGACCGCCGACCGCACCGTCAACCCGGACCTGGAACGCACCATGGCCAAGCGCGCCGGTAGCACGACCGTGGAGATCAACGGCAGCCACGCGGCTTTTATCGCCCGTCCCGCCGACGTCGCCAAGGTGATCGAGCAGGCCGCCGCCAAGGTTGGGCACTGA
- a CDS encoding LysR family transcriptional regulator: MTTIDLFNDVPAFVAVVEAGSFADAARRLHLSRSAVGKAVARLEERLNVRLFQRTTRSKSLTDDGQIFYEHCQHAIAALQSGKARLETGRKTVSGRLRVTMPVLFGRMWVAPILMGLAAANPELSLELDFRDHVVDLIDAGMDLAIRNGPVGVVTGLQTQRIALSRYVVCASPAYVERHGVPVTPDDLARHEAIVYSRDGHLHIWQFLRADGTPMELVPPARLGLNDLGAMLNAALAGQGVAWLPEWLVAEALERNELVNLMPGLASRLEEIHLIWPESPHLPTRTRVAIDLVAQSIAAARWSIASTAQARL; the protein is encoded by the coding sequence ATGACCACGATCGATTTGTTTAACGATGTGCCCGCCTTTGTGGCGGTGGTGGAAGCCGGCAGCTTCGCCGACGCGGCCAGGCGCTTGCACTTGTCGCGCTCGGCCGTGGGCAAGGCGGTGGCGCGGCTCGAGGAGCGCCTGAACGTCAGGCTGTTCCAGCGGACCACCCGCAGCAAGAGCCTGACCGACGACGGCCAGATTTTTTACGAGCACTGCCAACACGCGATTGCCGCGTTGCAGTCCGGGAAAGCCCGGCTGGAAACGGGGCGCAAAACCGTCAGTGGCCGCCTGCGGGTGACCATGCCGGTGCTGTTCGGGCGCATGTGGGTCGCGCCGATCTTGATGGGCCTGGCGGCCGCCAATCCCGAACTCTCGCTCGAACTCGATTTTCGGGACCACGTTGTCGATCTCATCGACGCCGGCATGGACCTGGCCATCCGAAATGGCCCCGTCGGCGTCGTCACCGGCCTGCAAACGCAGCGCATCGCCCTGAGCCGTTACGTCGTCTGTGCTTCGCCTGCCTATGTCGAACGGCACGGCGTGCCGGTCACGCCCGACGATCTCGCCCGGCATGAAGCGATCGTCTACAGCCGCGATGGCCATTTGCACATTTGGCAATTTCTTCGTGCCGACGGCACGCCGATGGAATTGGTGCCGCCGGCCAGATTAGGCCTGAACGATCTCGGCGCCATGCTCAACGCGGCGCTGGCCGGGCAAGGAGTCGCATGGCTACCCGAATGGCTGGTGGCCGAAGCGCTCGAGAGAAACGAGCTGGTCAATCTGATGCCCGGGCTGGCAAGCAGGCTTGAGGAAATTCATCTGATCTGGCCGGAATCACCGCATCTGCCCACCCGGACGCGGGTCGCGATCGACCTCGTCGCGCAAAGCATCGCCGCCGCGCGCTGGTCGATCGCCTCAACGGCGCAGGCCAGGTTGTAG
- a CDS encoding NAD(P)-dependent alcohol dehydrogenase, which produces MKAYELTSGKGVDSLRMVDRAEGPLGPHEVRVKLAAAALNYRDVMIAEGTYYSAGEVVVPLSDGVGRVVETGSAVTRVKNGDRVILGFWPDWLDGPITPGKVARSFGAQLAGTLAEAVVADEHALVIAPDSLSDREAATVACAGLTAWNALFARGALKPGATVLLLGTGGVSLWALQLALAARLRPIIISSSDEKLARAKKMGAVATINYSATPEWQQEVRRLTDGVGVDLVIEVGGQGTMRRSVEATRMGGAVVVVGARAGAAGDGVEPGALIGGAKTLAGIMVGSRAMLEDLVRFIDVAGVRPVIDSSFAFEQAGDAFRRVQAGAFGKVVIDITQ; this is translated from the coding sequence ATGAAGGCTTATGAACTGACATCAGGCAAGGGCGTCGACTCGCTGCGCATGGTCGACCGGGCGGAAGGCCCGCTGGGACCGCACGAAGTGCGCGTCAAGTTGGCCGCGGCGGCGCTCAACTACCGGGATGTGATGATCGCCGAAGGCACTTATTATTCGGCCGGCGAGGTCGTGGTGCCGCTCAGCGATGGCGTCGGGCGGGTCGTCGAAACCGGCTCGGCGGTGACGCGGGTGAAGAACGGTGATCGCGTCATCCTCGGTTTCTGGCCCGACTGGCTCGACGGCCCGATCACGCCCGGTAAGGTGGCGCGCTCGTTCGGCGCGCAGCTTGCCGGCACGCTGGCCGAGGCGGTGGTCGCCGATGAACACGCACTCGTCATCGCGCCGGACAGCTTGTCGGACCGCGAGGCGGCAACCGTCGCCTGCGCCGGGCTGACCGCCTGGAACGCGTTGTTCGCGCGCGGCGCGCTCAAGCCGGGGGCGACGGTGCTGCTGCTGGGCACCGGCGGCGTCTCCTTGTGGGCGCTGCAATTGGCGCTCGCGGCGCGCTTACGGCCGATCATCATCTCCTCGAGCGATGAAAAGCTGGCGCGTGCGAAAAAAATGGGCGCTGTCGCCACGATTAACTACAGCGCCACGCCCGAGTGGCAGCAAGAGGTCCGGCGCCTCACCGATGGGGTTGGCGTTGATCTGGTGATCGAGGTCGGTGGGCAGGGCACCATGCGCCGTTCGGTTGAGGCGACACGGATGGGCGGCGCCGTGGTGGTGGTGGGCGCCAGGGCCGGTGCGGCCGGGGACGGCGTCGAACCGGGCGCGCTGATCGGCGGCGCCAAGACGCTCGCCGGCATCATGGTGGGCAGCCGGGCGATGCTGGAGGACCTGGTGCGCTTTATCGACGTCGCCGGCGTGCGTCCCGTGATTGACTCGAGCTTTGCGTTCGAGCAGGCGGGCGACGCTTTCCGCCGCGTGCAGGCAGGCGCGTTCGGCAAGGTTGTCATCGATATCACTCAGTAA
- a CDS encoding pyridoxamine 5'-phosphate oxidase family protein — protein MPAYPPHHAITTIADLEALFAPPAAPSIAKEAAYIHSHYATLIAASPFAVLATNGPDGLDVSPRGDAPGFVVVEDDTTLLLPERRGNNRIDSLRNLVVDPRVALLFLIPGHGETLRVQGRASIVAEPALLERFAVNGNPPKCVLVIKVESVFFQCARAVLRSRLWDPAAAMRDTALPSPGAILAALSDNAIDGGKYDAELPARQRTTLY, from the coding sequence ATGCCAGCCTACCCGCCACATCACGCCATCACGACCATCGCCGACCTCGAGGCCCTGTTCGCGCCGCCGGCGGCGCCATCGATCGCCAAGGAAGCCGCTTACATCCATTCCCACTACGCGACTTTAATCGCCGCCTCGCCCTTCGCGGTGCTGGCGACCAACGGCCCGGACGGCCTTGATGTGTCGCCGCGTGGCGACGCCCCGGGTTTCGTTGTCGTGGAAGACGACACGACGCTGCTGCTGCCCGAGCGGCGCGGCAACAACCGCATCGACAGCCTGCGCAACCTGGTCGTCGATCCGCGCGTCGCGCTGCTGTTTCTCATTCCCGGGCACGGCGAAACGTTGCGCGTTCAGGGCCGCGCGAGCATCGTCGCCGAGCCCGCATTGCTGGAGCGGTTCGCCGTCAACGGCAATCCGCCAAAATGCGTGCTGGTGATCAAGGTGGAGTCGGTCTTCTTTCAATGCGCCCGCGCGGTCTTGCGCTCGCGCCTGTGGGATCCGGCGGCGGCCATGCGCGACACCGCGCTGCCGAGCCCCGGCGCCATCCTTGCCGCCCTCAGCGACAACGCTATCGATGGCGGCAAGTACGACGCCGAGTTGCCGGCCCGCCAGCGCACCACGCTTTACTGA